In Saprospiraceae bacterium, the genomic window GCAAATTTAATTTGTGCAGCTTCAGTGTTAAGTCTACTTAAATCTAATGTTTTGAACTCTTCTTGGTTTTTGTAGTGGGTTAAATAATATGCTAAACATGCTATTCTTTCTACATCTGTTTGTGGATTTTTTTCCAACATAAATTCTTTAACAGAAATATCACGATTATCAGAAAACTTTGTTTCATTTATATTTATTGGAATGTTTTGGCCAAGCGAATTTCCGACCCCAAAGCCCTCAATATCATAAAATGTGATGAGAGTTCGAATCAGCTTTTTAACGATTGCTTTATCAAGTGGTTTTAGAATATTGACTAGTTCTTGTAAAGCTCCAAACTCATCAACCTGTGGACTTTTAAGTTTTTCAATTATCTTGTCAGCCATTTTTTTAGTTAAATTATATTCTTCTTCCATCTTAAAACTTCCTTTTTAACAATTAATCAAAAATTTTTAATTAATTCTCTTCTTGAACAATAAAATAACACACCATAACTTTATGTGTATGTTACCTTTATTGTAAATTTACCTTTTATTTTACATCAATAGTTGGTGAGGTGATAGCCTCACAAAAGATCGGCGTCTTCTTTGAAATAACACCCATTATTAGCTTGCCATCAATATAATGAGTACATCGTCAAATAAGACATGCCAAGCTCGCCCTCCCGTGGAAGATAATCTTATCAAAAGCACTTCCTGTAATAACTTCTTCCTCATTACACTGTCTTGTGTTATTAATCCGCTTAATGTTTCAGTAATTACTTTTTCATAAATATTATCTTTATTTTACCCCTTTTATACCAAAACAATTAGTTAACTAAAAAATCAAAAAGGAGTCTTAGTGAAGGCACTATTAAGTTGGAATATCTAATGGAAAGAAAAGCAATCAGAATTTACGTAGCTACATTATTTACTTGTAGTTTTATTTTGGCTGGGTGTTCCGCAGGTCCCACGTTTATTAAACCCGATTTTGAGCAAAAACAGATCAAGTCAATTGCGATAATGCCCGTGATTGATAAAAGAAATGGTAGTGTTGAAGATACAGTTCCAAGCTCACGAAAGCTTATCAAATATTGAAGATTTATTATCGGAAAAAATTGTTGATAAAAACTATGATGTTTTATCGCCAGGTTCAGTGAAGAAAATCATAAAGGAAAAAGCTATTGAAAATATGTCTCCGGAAAATTTGTGTTCAACACTAAATGTCGACGGGATTCTTTTCAGCGAACTATTCGATTATTCCGATGTGTTTTTTATAAATCATTCAATAAAAATGGGTTTTAAAATTTTTGATGCCAAAGGTGATAGTTTATGGATAAATGATTTGGATGATAGTGACAAACCATTTCTATCGGCAATTGGTGCTTCGTTGGGTTGGGCAATCGGTGTGTCTATTGATAATAAATTATCTTCAAATGATAAAGTGCCTATAATTCTTGCCGGTGTAGCCGCCGCCGAATTAATATATATTATTGTAGACGGGGTTAGTGATGAAACATCTCAGAGTATTGATAGGGTATTTGATTCATTACCTGATGGAAAAAGAATTATAAAATAAGCTAAGCACTTATTGATAAAACCTAAAAAATTTATTTATTGAAACTACGTCTTTGAAGAAACATGAAATCAAAAATAAATTGGTTAAGAAATAAATATCACAATCAGTAAAAAGATGACATATGAATAATCTTGCTCAGCAATTATTTAGTGCAATCTTTATAGGGCTTGGAGCAACCCTAACTTTTGATCTCTGGGCGTTGTTTCTCAAACTTGCATTTAAGATTACTCCTTCCAACATCTGTCTAGTCGGGCGCTGGCTTTCATATATGCCGGAAGGAATCTTTAAGCATTCAAATATTATATCTTCTTCACCGAAGAGTGCAGAATGTACAGTAGGATGGATCGCTCACTACATATTTGGGATCTCATTCGCCATCATTTTCGTTGCATTAGTAGGCAATGACTGGCTTCAGCATCCTAGTCTTATTCCCTCAATTTTTTATGGGATCGCTACAGTCTTGGCGCCATTCTTCATCATGCAACCTGCATTCGGGTTTGGATTTGCTGCGTCAAATACGCCAAATCCTACACAGGCAAGAATTCGAAGTTTGATGAATCATACTGCATTTGGTGTAGGTCTTTACCTTTTCGCATTATTGATCAACTGAAGAGGGGGTGATGGACTTTCATTACTCTGCAACAAAATTAAACAAATAATACTTTAGTAAATCGAATTTTAATTTCTTTAATAGCGCTACAAAAAAGGAGAAGACACATGACTACTAGCGAACAAAATGCAACCTCACCAAGGAAAATTGCGATGGCGGCGGGCGTGCTCTACCTGCTCACCTTTGTCTCGATCCCAACCCTATCTCTTTACCGTACTATACACGAGCCGAACTACATTGTCGGTCCTGGACCAGATACTGAAGTCTTCATAGGCGTAATCCTGGAAATCATCGTTGCTCTAGCCGGCATTGGCACTGCTGTCGTGCTGTATTCTATACTCAAGAAGCAGAACAAAAGCGTCGCACTAGGTCTCGTTGGCTCACGAGTTCTGGAAGCCAGTACAATCTTCGCGGGCATTGCGTTCCTCCTGTCCGTCGTGACCTTACGACAGACCGGAGTCGGTGCGGATGCTTTAGTCACTGGTCGTGCGCTTGTCACTTTATACGACCGAATATTCCTCGTAGGACAAAGCTTTATACCGGCCGTGAATGATCTGTTACTGGGCTACCTGCTGTACAAATCTCGTTTGGTACCTCGAGCTCTTTCACTGATCGGATTAGCAGGAGCACCTCTGCTCGTAGCTGGTGATATCGCAGTGCTGTTCGAATTCATAGGACAGCGTGACCCTTCGACAGCACTATTCGCAATACCTGTGGCGCTATTTGAGTTTTCGCTGGGCATCTGGCTGGTTGTCAAAGGATTCAATCCTTCAGCACCATTAATACTATCTTCTAAAACTAATAACTGATAAACATAAGGAAAAATAATATTATGAATGCAAATAGAAAGAGTGCAGCAATTGTCGGAATATTATTTCTTTTTGGGTTTGCGGGAGCGATAACGCTTGCTCTTACAAAACCAATTCTCGATGATTCGGATTTTCTGAATAAAATTTCTGCAAATGAAAATCAAATTATACTAGGAGCGTTTTTTCAGTTTGTGATGGCTGCGGCTTGTGCGGGTATTGGAGTATCACTCTACCCGATTATTAAAAAGTACTATGCAGGCTTAGCTATGGGAGTCGTTGCGTCCCGGGTTATCGAGTCAGTATTACAGATTGTTGCTTTTATCATCCTATTATTATTAGTGACATTGAGTAATGAATTTGTGAAGGCCGGAGCTCCGGCTTCATCGTTTTTTCAAACTGCAGGTTCATTGTTAAAAGCTGGGAATTTCTGGTTTAACCAAATGGCAGCGATACTTGCCTGGAGCATCGGGGCGCTGATGTATTATTATGTATTCTATCAAACTAAACTCATTCCCCGTTGGCTCTCAGCTTGGGGAATTGTGGGGATCATACTGGTCCTCGTCGTAAGCATGTTACTGATGTTCCGTGTCATCACACCCATGTCGCAGATCCAGATCGTTTTAAGTATTCCAATAGCCTTGCAAGAATTGGTTCTTGCACTATGGCTGATAGTTAAAGGATTTAATTTTCAACTAGTGATTCCTGAAGGATACATTAAATTAAATCGAAAGAAACAAGTTATGGATAAACATAAAAAAGCAAGCTTAATAATATTGTTGACGCTAATTATACTTTCAGTAATTGTATTGAATGGCTGTCACGGACGACTCCGTGACATGCGTTAATTCCGTCATGGGTATCGATTTTAACCGCTAAATAAAAGATTTGTCATGATTCAACCATGACATCCTTGAATTTATAAGTTTGTTTTTCGTATTGGCATTGTTGTTCGGTAGCTGTCATACTTTATCAAGCTCAGAGCCATCCTTGGAATATTCTCAATTATTAGCTTACCACCGGTATAATGAGTACATTGACAAATAAGACATGCCAAGCTCGCCCTCCAGTGGAAGATATCTTATCAAAAGTGCATGAGGCTATGTTTACTCAATTAGTATCTTATAAAAATTAGAGTTAGAGAGAGAGTCCTCTTGCTGTCATGGACGACTCCATGACAGGCGTTAATTCGGTCATGGTATGGACCATGACCTCCGAGTAAAAGATTTCTCTCCCGATTGAAATCGGGATCGAAATGACAATTGTTATTCTTCAGATGTCTTAAATAACATGTTTCTAAGAAATCTTGCTCAAAAACTTTTTGATTTTATTTGTTACAAACGAAGCATTTTCAATTGGCGACATATGCCCTGCCCCTGGCACTATTTCAAAATGTGAACCAGGAATTTGCGCGGCCATCATTTCCATAACATCTGGCGGCGTCAGACGATCATCTTCACCGCACAACAGTAACGCCGGGATTTTTATTTTGCTTAAGTAACCTGTTGTATCCGTTCTTCCCGCCATTGCAAGCAAACATCCCTTCACTCCAATTGCGTTCGAGCTTAAAGATTTTCTTAATACTTTAGAATATTCTTCATTCGAGTCTGTAATTGACTTAACTGCAAAGCATAAAGGAACAAAATCATTAACAAATTGCTTTACTCCGTGTATATTAATTTTTCTTATGTTGTCTGCTCTTTTAATTTTTCCTTCGTCAGCATCGGCTGAAGAGCGTGTATCGCATAAAATCAAGCCGCTGTAATTGGATTCATTTCTCTCAACTGCTCTGAGTGAAATATAGCCACCCATTGAAAGTCCGCACAATATGGGTTTATCAAGATTCAGTTCTGCAATAATCATTTCAAGATCATCAACAAATGATTCCATCGTATACTGCCCATCACCAATTGGAGATTCGCCCAATCCTCTGATATCATAAGTAACACAGTAATAATGTGACTTCAGCTCGTCAATCAGATTATCCCACATTGTATGATCATAGGGAAAGCCGTGAATAAACACAATGGGCTTTTTATTGGAATCGCCTTCTGTGAAAAATGATAAATCGGTTTTATTTGATTCCATATATCTCAGTTAGTTTTTAATTCAGTTTTAACTTAAAGATTTCGAATTAAAATAGGAAATAGTTATTTGAAGGATGATTACAGAGTAACAATGCCATAAGATGACTGGGCTAAGTATGTTTGGTTGAAAGGTTTATAAAGTTAGACAAAGTTGACGGTCAGAGCCATATTGGCTTAGAGATTATTAAATAAAAATGACTGGTAAATTGTTTAAGATTTGCTCAAACTTTTAACCTTATTAACTCGTTCAAAAAATTTTTCAGATCTCATTCTCATTCAGCAAATTATTTTTTAAGTTTGAACAACTTCAAATTATTGAAATGAATAAAATGAAAATTGCCTTTTTGTCCTCCGAAGCTGTTCCCTTTGCAAAAACCGGAGGACTTGCTGATGTGGCCGGTTCTCTTCCCGCTGCTCTTGCTGAACTTGGTTGTGAGGTCAAAGTTTTTATCCCAAAATATTCTTTTGTTGATGAAAGTAAATTCGGTTTGCATTACAATTGGAATGTTGGTGAAATGCTGATAAGAGTGAACGGACTTTTGAGATCTGTTCACTTGCATCAAACAAAACTCAATAGTTCTAATGTTGAAGTTAGCTTCATAGACTGCCCTCATTATTTTCATCGCGGTTTAATTTACACCAACGATCTTGATGAAGATGAAAGATTCATTCTCTTCAGTAAAGGCGTCATTGAATCTCTGCAAAGATTACATTGGAAGCCCGATGTAATTCATTGTAATGATTGGCAAACCGGTTTGGTGCCCTTGTTTATTAAGGATAATTACAGTTGGGATAGAATGTTTGATCATACTGCAACATTGTTCACCATTCACAATATTGGATATCAAGGAAGATTTTCAAAGTCGGCTCTTCTAAGCGCAGAAATACGCGGCAATTTATTTTATCCCGGAGGACCCGTTGAATTCGAAGATTCAGTGTCTTTTATGAAAACAGGAATTCTTTTTTCCGATATGATTAACACTGTAAGCAAAACTTATGCGCACGAAATACTTACTGCTGAGTACGGCGCGGGTCTTAACAATGTTCTTTTACAAAGGAAAGATGATCTTTACGGAATTCTAAATGGTGTTGATTACATCACATGGAATCCAGAAACCGATAAACACCTTCCTTACAAGTATTCGAAATATAACTTGCTTGGTAAATACAAAAACAAAAGTTCCTGTTAGAACATTTCGGTATTCCATTTAATGAACATGTTCCGCTTATAGGAATTATTTCAAGAATGGTTAATCAAAAAGGGTTTGATATTTTTGCCGGGGCATTTCAGGATTTGATGATGCTCGATGCTCAATGGGTAATTCTCGGCAGCGGTGAAGATCGCTACGAAGAAATGTTCCGTAGCATTTCCCACGTATTATCAAATAAGGTTGCAACATACATCGGATTTAACAATGAACTCTCTCATCTAATTGAAGCTGCTTCAGATATGTTCTTGATGCCATCACGATATGAGCCGTGCGGATTAAACCAAATATACAGTATGAAATACGGAACGGTACCTATTGTTAGAAAAACCGGAGGGCTAGCCGACACAGTTCAAGATTGGGATGAAATGAATTATCACGGTTACGATACTGGAAATGGATTTTCATTTAACGATTATACAAACTATGCTTTGTTTACAACTGTACAAAGAGCCGTTAGCGCATTTCAACATAAAGATAACTGGAAGAAAATCCAATTAAATGGAATGAACAGAGACTACTCATGGAAAAACTCTGCGAAGGAATATATTGATCTATACGAAAAAGCGATTAAGAAGAGAAAATAAAACGGTGGGACAGACATTCCTGTCTGTCCCACAAAACGCAGAAAGAAAGATTATGCAATTATTTCCTTCGGCTTATAAATAAGTGAAGTAACAATACCGAGTAAGATGCACTGTACCACACCAATTATAAACCACTGAAATATAAGTGAATACGGCAGCGGATACATTGCATAAGAACCATACGCATAAGTAAAGCTTACAAATAA contains:
- a CDS encoding DUF4386 domain-containing protein, with translation MNANRKSAAIVGILFLFGFAGAITLALTKPILDDSDFLNKISANENQIILGAFFQFVMAAACAGIGVSLYPIIKKYYAGLAMGVVASRVIESVLQIVAFIILLLLVTLSNEFVKAGAPASSFFQTAGSLLKAGNFWFNQMAAILAWSIGALMYYYVFYQTKLIPRWLSAWGIVGIILVLVVSMLLMFRVITPMSQIQIVLSIPIALQELVLALWLIVKGFNFQLVIPEGYIKLNRKKQVMDKHKKASLIILLTLIILSVIVLNGCHGRLRDMR
- a CDS encoding DUF2938 domain-containing protein: MNNLAQQLFSAIFIGLGATLTFDLWALFLKLAFKITPSNICLVGRWLSYMPEGIFKHSNIISSSPKSAECTVGWIAHYIFGISFAIIFVALVGNDWLQHPSLIPSIFYGIATVLAPFFIMQPAFGFGFAASNTPNPTQARIRSLMNHTAFGVGLYLFALLIN
- a CDS encoding alpha/beta hydrolase is translated as MESNKTDLSFFTEGDSNKKPIVFIHGFPYDHTMWDNLIDELKSHYYCVTYDIRGLGESPIGDGQYTMESFVDDLEMIIAELNLDKPILCGLSMGGYISLRAVERNESNYSGLILCDTRSSADADEGKIKRADNIRKINIHGVKQFVNDFVPLCFAVKSITDSNEEYSKVLRKSLSSNAIGVKGCLLAMAGRTDTTGYLSKIKIPALLLCGEDDRLTPPDVMEMMAAQIPGSHFEIVPGAGHMSPIENASFVTNKIKKFLSKIS
- a CDS encoding DUF4386 domain-containing protein, yielding MTTSEQNATSPRKIAMAAGVLYLLTFVSIPTLSLYRTIHEPNYIVGPGPDTEVFIGVILEIIVALAGIGTAVVLYSILKKQNKSVALGLVGSRVLEASTIFAGIAFLLSVVTLRQTGVGADALVTGRALVTLYDRIFLVGQSFIPAVNDLLLGYLLYKSRLVPRALSLIGLAGAPLLVAGDIAVLFEFIGQRDPSTALFAIPVALFEFSLGIWLVVKGFNPSAPLILSSKTNN